One window of the Camarhynchus parvulus chromosome 2, STF_HiC, whole genome shotgun sequence genome contains the following:
- the NOD1 gene encoding nucleotide-binding oligomerization domain-containing protein 1, whose product MEGQLCANVDISVKKPPGASPQSFIALLKVHRELLVGRIRNTQCLIDNLIKNDYFSTEDAEIVVQFPTQADKVRKILDLVQSKGEEVSEYFVYVLQKVTDAYYELQPWLDEIGYEPSENICSKPVVNTDPVSRYCQKLRHELGRDSKFFMLYAQKEEMLLEEIYSNSIMELVSFTNESLGQVGQLEALFDDAVGLINEDGETVYVYGDAGIGKSILLQKIQSLWARKELDIGAKFFFRFRCRMFSCFKEDEAICLKDLLFKYNCYPDQDPAEVFHHILQFPHTVLFTFDGFDEIYSNFDLSSVPEVCSPNEPIHPLALLVSLLRGKLLKGSKKILTARTGTEIQKNIIRKKVLLRGFSRNNLKEYTAMFFKDEQQRALVSNQLEANPNLCSLCSVPLFCWIIFKCFEHFHSSQWFDSHELPDSSVTLTDVFLLMIEVHLNRSVKTSLLKGNIRSQAEMFKSRKESLLALGKMAYKGMENSSFIFEQEEVSSANISEEDLQLGFLRTVKGYSGCDSQATYEFLHLTLQSFFTALFLVMEEKVGTKELLEFFNECSSMEAAQPTCLRIPWLKKQLAGEDPFQNKEHFNFTNMFLCGLLSGSRQKLFRHLVSPAVIKRKRKTLITYLGESMKSRLKGYTRSRLKSYNQVQVQPNFVWMLRCLYETQSEKVGRMAARRMHANYIKLAYCNACSADCSAISFLLHHFQKHLALDLDNNNINDYGIKQLQPCFSKLAVIRLSVNQVTDHGVRILYEELSKYQIVSFLGLYNNQITDVGAKYVAKLIEECSSLEYVKIGANKITSEGGKCLAQAIQKSKTMFEIGMWGNQVGDEGAKAFAEALRNHPRLTNVSLAFNGITTEGGKSIAEAMQHNNSVRIFWLTKNELDDEAAMSFAEMLKVNKKLVHLWLIQNQITAKGVKCLSEALKENTTIQEICLNGNLISQEEAKAFENEERIICF is encoded by the exons ATGGAAGGCCAACTTTGTGCTAATGTGgacatttctgtgaaaaaaccTCCAGGAGCAAGCCCTCAGTCCTTCATTGCTTTGCTGAAGGTTCACCGAGAGCTTCTGGTCGGTAGGATCCGAAACACGCAGTGCTTGATTGATAACTTGATTAAGAATGACTACTTCTCCACTGAAGATGCAGAGATCGTTGTCCAGTTTCCTACTCAAGCTGATAAG GTTCGCAAAATTCTAGACTTGGTTCAAAGCAAGGGAGAAGAAGTTTCGGAATATTTTGTCTATGTCCTGCAGAAAGTCACTGATGCTTACTATGAACTTCAGCCTTGGCTGGATGAAATAGGTTATGAGCCTTCAGAGAATATTTGTAGTAAACCTGTGGTAAACACAGATCCAG TTAGCAGGTATTGCCAGAAACTCAGACATGAACTGGGACGGGACTCCAAGTTTTTTATGCTGTATGCTCAGAAGGAGGAGATGCTGCTTGAAGAAATCTACTCCAACAGTATTATGGAGCTGGTCAGTTTTACCAATGAGAGTCTTGGCCAGGTGGGTCAATTAGAAGCCCTTTTTGATGATGCAGTTGGGCTAATTAATGAAGATGGAGAGACTGTTTATGTCTACGGTGATGCAGGAATTGGAAAATCCATCTTGCTGCAAAAGATACAAAGCCTTTGGGCCAGGAAGGAATTGGACATAGGGGCCAAGTTTTTCTTCCGTTTTCGGTGTAGGATGTTTAGCTGCTTCAAGGAAGATGAAGCCATATGTTTGAAAGACCTGCTCTTCAAATATAATTGCTACCCAGACCAGGACCCCGCAGAAGTGTTCCATCACATCTTGCAGTTCCCTCATACAGTTCTTTTCacttttgatggctttgatgAGATCTATTCCAACTTTGATCTCAGCAGTGTACCTGAGGTATGCTCACCCAATGAACCCATCCACCCCCTGGCACTGCTCGTAAGCCTTCTCAGAGGAAAGCTTCTTAAGGGATCCAAGAAAATTCTTACTGCCAGGACAGGAACTGAGATCCAAAAAAACATCATTAGGAAGAAAGTATTGCTCCGTGGTTTCTCCAGGAATAACCTGAAGGAATACACAGCTATGTTTTTCAAAGATGAGCAGCAAAGAGCACTGGTATCAAACCAGCTGGAAGCTAACCCAAATCTCTGCAGTTTGTGTTCAGTGCCTTTATTTTGCTGGATTATCTTTAAATGTTTTGAGCACTTCCACTCCAGCCAGTGGTTTGACAGCCACGAGCTTCCAGACAGTTCTGTTACATTAACAGATGTGTTTTTGCTCATGATTGAAGTCCACCTGAACCGATCTGTGAAAACAAGTTTGCTGAAGGGCAATATCAGGAGCCAGGCAGAGATGTTCAAATCAAGAAAGGAAAGTCTTCTAGCTTTGGGTAAAATGGCATACAAAGGCATGGAGAACTCTTCCTTTATCTTTGAGCAGGAGGAAGTCTCATCAGCAAACATCTCTGAAGAAGATTTGCAATTGGGCTTTCTCAGGACAGTTAAAGGTTACAGTGGCTGTGACAGTCAGGCCACTTATGAGTTCTTGCACTTAACCCTTCAGTCTTTTTTCACAGCATTATTTTTGGTTATGGAGGAGAAGGTGGGTACCAAGGAGTTACTTGAATTTTTCAATGAATGTTCTTCCATGGAGGCTGCCCAGCCTACTTGCCTTCGTATCCCCTGGCTGAAGAAACAACTAGCAGGGGAGGATCCTTTCCAAAATAAAGAACACTTTAATTTTACCAACATGTTTCTTTGTGGCCTGCTTTCTGGATCCAGGCAGAAGCTCTTCAGACATTTAGTTTCGCCTGCGGTCAttaagaggaagagaaaaacactCATCACATACCTTGGGGAGAGCATGAAATCCCGCCTGAAAGGCTACACTCGGTCCAGGCTGAAAAGCTACAACCAGGTGCAGGTGCAGCCCAACTTTGTGTGGATGCTGAGGTGCCTGTACGAGACGCAGAGTGAGAAGGTGGGGAGGATGGCAGCCCGCCGCATGCACGCCAACTACATCAAGCTGGCCTACTGCAACGCCTGCTCTGCCGACTGCAGCgccatttccttccttctgcaccACTTCCAAAAGCACCTGGCTCTGGATTTGGACAACAACAACATCAATGACTATGGAATAAAGCAGCTGCAACCTTGTTTCAGCAAGCTTGCGGTGATCAG GCTCAGTGTAAATCAGGTCACGGATCACGGCGTGAGGATCTTGTATGAAGAGCTCTCCAAGTACCAAATTGTGTCTTTCTTGGG cTTGTACAACAACCAAATCACTGATGTTGGAGCCAAATATGTTGCAAAATTAATTGAAGAGTGTTCAAGCCTGGAATATGTTAA AATAGGAGCAAACAAAATAACCAGCGAAGGAGGGAAGTGCCTTGCCCAGGCCATCCAGAAGAGCAAGACAATGTTTGAAATTGG GATGTGGGGTAATCAAGTTGGAGACGAAGGAGCAAAGGCATTTGCAGAGGCCCTGAGGAACCACCCCAGGTTAACAAACGTGAG TCTTGCATTCAATGGCATCACAACAGAGGGAGGCAAGAGTATTGCTGAAGCCATGCAGCACAACAACTCCGTGAGGATATTCTG GCTGACTAAAAACGAGCTGGATGATGAGGCAGCAATGAGTTTTGCAGAGATGCTAAAGGTCAACAAGAAACTGGTGCATTTATG GCTTATCCAGAATCAAATTACAGCCAAAGGGGTGAAGTGCCTCAGCGAAGCTCTCAAGGAGAACACGACTATTCAAGAAATCTG CTTGAATGGGAACCTGATAAGCCAAGAAGAGGCCAAAGCCTTTGAAAATGAAGAGCGGATCATTTGCTTTTGA